Proteins from one Coregonus clupeaformis isolate EN_2021a chromosome 29, ASM2061545v1, whole genome shotgun sequence genomic window:
- the LOC121544375 gene encoding sodium/bile acid cotransporter-like: protein MNATMNQTEGQYRDSYNITPRNVTAGFQSPFSPVMDKAINGITIIILFITMVSLGCTMEISKIKAHILKPKGVAIAVVAQFGIMPLTAFSLAKIFQLGPIEAVTVLICGCCPGGNLSNIFALALKGDMNLSIVMTTCSTVLALGMMPLLLFLYCHGFNNLEKAVPYTGITIALIMTLVPCAIGIAINHRVPQYAQIIIKVGLSILLIASVAIGVMSGITIGGTVRVVLSPQLMATAALMPLTGYLLGYIMSTILKVNHQCRRTISIETGCQNIQLCSTILKVAFPPEVIGPLYLFPLIYIMFQGGEALLFIILFRCYQRFKPPAEG from the exons atgaatgCCACCATGAACCAGACAGAGGGGCAGTACAGAGACAGCTACAACATCACACCTCGCAATGTAACCGCTGGCTTCCAGTCCCCTTTCTCCCCGGTCATGGACAAGGCCATCAAtggcatcaccatcatcatcctcTTCATCACCATGGTGTCCCTGGGCTGCACCATGGAGATCTCTAAGATCAAGGCCCATATCCTGAAGCCCAAAGGGGTGGCTATCGCAGTGGTGGCCCAGTTTGGTATTATGCCCCTCACCGCCTTCAGCCTGGCCAAAATCTTCCAGCTGGGCCCTATCGAGGCTGTGACCGTGCTGATCTGTGGCTGCTGTCCGGGGGGAAACCTCTCCAACATCTTCGCCCTGGCCCTGAAGGGTGACATGAACCTCAG CATTGTAATGACCACATGTTCTACTGTTTTGGCCCTGGGTATGATGCCTCTGCTGCTCTTCCTATATTGCCATGGCTTCAATAACTTGGAAAAAGCTGTGCCTTACACTGGCATCACCATAGCTCTCATCATGACACTAGTACCCTGTGCCATTGGCATAGCCATCAACCATCGGGTACCGCAGTACGCTCAGATCATCATCAAG GTTGGTCTAAGCATCTTACTGATTGCCTCCGTGGCCATTGGCGTCATGTCAGGTATCACCATTGGGGGAACAGTGAGGGTGGTTCTCTCACCCCAACTCATGGCCACGGCTGCACTGATGCCCCTGACAGGCTACCTGCTGGGATATATCATGTCAACCATCCTCAAAGTCAATCATCA ATGCAGGAGGACTATTTCTATAGAGACAGGCTGTCAGAACATCCAGCTGTGTTCCACCATCTTGAAGGTGGCCTTTCCCCCGGAAGTCATTGGCCCCCTGTATCTGTTCCCGCTGATCTACATCATGTTCCAGGGAGGCGAGGCGTTGCTTTTCATCATTCTCTTCAGATGTTACCAAAGGTTCAAGCCACCAGCTGAGGGTTAA